tttaatctggattggatctagaatgaggtcaagaaaaaaatattacattttaacattgaaaacttcatttataaattcaaaaatcaattaaaaaaatacaccgattcacttttacttttcatggttggtgtataaagatatacCAATAACCATTTATAACCTTGGGGCCTTGTAACATTTACACCCAAACACTGGCCCCGGAGTGACTCCCTCCTACAGCCTTTATCACAAAGGATGATACAGCACTGAATATAAaatgttggaggaggaggaggccaaagTTACCTCTAGattcgttgttgtttttgtgtcctCTGGAAGGAGGTAATCTACAGCCCACCCCACAGAGATCCTGCTATGGGGACATGCTGGGGaggcaccacagaagaagaccATGTGAGACATCTAATAGGAGCTGGTTTAGTGTTGCCAGGGCAACTGGTACAATTCCTAGTACTTTGGCAGGCTTTCCTTTCACTTGAGAGAGGTGCCCCCCCCGGGTCCAGTACTGCTAAATAAGAAGGAGGCCCAGTTTGTTAACAGGAAAATGATCAGGAGCTGAGATATAAGGAAATATACTGAGGcatgtctcccgtctcccggcCTGTAAGGGTTTACTGGGATTACAATCCTTACAATAATTGCATATTAAGCAGCTAAATATGTAAACACGTACATTCATACAGATTAACATGCACAGATAAAATAaagtccagaaaaaaaaaacattctaactgcatttttattttacacctAAAATTGtacagaagaagaagctgcattTTAAAGCTATATTTTGTAATTGCCATGCTACAAAAATAGAGTAGAAAACAGAAGCTGCTCAAATCTGTGCACAATCAAACTTCCATGTGGTTTCACAcgtagccacacacacacacacacatacacacctcaGTGATGTCACATCAGGCACCAGAAGCAGCGGGCTAAAAtaccctctgtgacatcaccgATTCATCTTTACACACTCGTCATCCGACATCTCGTGATTTGAAATGAAGGAAAACGAGGAAGCGCTGATTCCCTGACGTGTGTGTACGTCCTCCCATCAGGATGCTCGACACCCTCCTTTTTACACTTCAGAAGTTCATCCAGTGATTCTTCTCAGAACACAGATCCAACAAAGTGAAGTCAGCTCTTCCACACGGGACCCTGACGAAGGCCTCTTAGTCGCCCTCAAACGCCTCGTTGGTGGCTCCCTGGCATTCAGTCTTTTTCCGGCACTTTGACAAAATCCTGTGGAGCAGGCCTGGGGATCTGTGTGTCTGAGGCTGGGGGGCCGTGGGCTGAGGAGCAGGGATCTGGGGCCTCCACGCCAGGAAGGGGCCTTCATTGACTCCTTCAGCCCAATCCAGCcccacttctcctcctcctctgctccccttCCCGAGTGCCTGCAGAATGTGTCCACTGGGGGGACAAAGaggaaacaacaaacacaaaggccCTGTTTATTCCTCGCGACCCAAATACCACCAGCAGGAGACAAGACGGGCACGGAGCCGCACAGAGGCCTCTATGTTGACTGTGTGGTTCTCCTCGTCCCCGAGTTCAGCAGCAGGCTGCGCTAAATAAAAGGCCTCTCGCCACGCTAGGATTTCTTACTGTGTTGCTGAGACACTGAATCAGTTGTATTAATACATAATTTCATATTTTCCGGTTATCATAGATATTCCTCAAACATGTCCTCATGCGCTGAAATGAAGAGCAACAGTCTCTGCTTTGGCCTTAATGAGATGCAGATGGAAATTgacttgtgcgtgtgtgtgtaggggggggcggggggggggggggttagtaaTCAGTATGCTTTGTCAACTAATGAGGGACGACCACCTGTTCAGGGGTGCTGGTTGGAGGACAGTCGGATGGGATTGGGGGATGTCGGGGTTCAGTGATGGAACAGCTGCCGGGTGTTCGTAGGTTGTGTATGCATTCActtgttgaggggggggggggtcgctgctGCGTTGGTTTGCACACTTACTTTCCAGGCCTACTGGGCACACCTGGATTGTCACAGGCCGAGCTCCTCAGAGACGAACTCCTTCGTACGGCTTTTGAGGGCAAATTCTCCTGAGAAAAGGAACCCAAAGAGCGCCGAGTAAAAATGTCCCGTagaaaggcaaaaaaatatgacattacATTTCAGCCCTTTATGCTATTAAAATCATTTAGCAAACTTCCACTaagatgtgaaataaaaacacgaAGACATGACCAGATACtgcatttcccataatgcacctCAAGAAAGTCTTTCATTACCCTTTGTGATTTAGAAAGAAACTCCAGTTTCTAATACAATCTGGATCAATTTTTCACAATTATAAATTGGCTGAAgcaatttgtgtttttttttttttttcaacaggCACTGCTGTGTGAAGAGTGGAAAAGAAACATCCTCCAGTCAGTCAGAAACACAGTCTGATCTCATCCAGGCAGCCGACCGACCTGGCTCAGCTCCATCGCACAGGGGGCCGGGAAGCATCCCGCTGGCCCCAGCCAGCTCTCCTCATGTTTGGACAGCTCCAGCTCGTCTGGCCAGTGAGGCCTGTCGCTGCGCACCGCTACCATCTAAAGGACAGCGAGGAGAGCTACAACATCTCCTTTTGCTTCGCTCTGCAACACGCACTCGGGTCATTTCGGGCCTAAGCCCTTCGGTCGTGCTGCCAGGAGCTCTGGCCGCTGTCTCAAGAGATTAACGGCCACGCAGTGGAATAAGAACCCTAAATCTGGACGTACGCTTCGTGATCTGTTCCTCCTGAATCTAGCGCACGTTTGTCGGGGGACGCAGATTAAACACAGAATGGAACCATAAAAAAGCACCGCTGCCACATTTATCAGTTAATCTTGATAAGTAAAGCTTGTTTTGGTTCATATTCCTGCAGATCAAGAGCTCCCTGGTCTTAAAAGGACAATCTGCAGCTTGTGAAAGGATTCAATTACTAGGAGTTTAACTTGCCTTTTCAGCTTCTGCTCTGTATCGATGCCTCCCTGTCGACCAATGAGAGAATGACTCAGCAAAAACAATAGTTTTAtcatttatgcaaaaaaaaaaaaaaagtgattgatTAGATATTTGTCCAGGACCTTTAGCATATAAATAgtacacagagagacacacacgaAGGATCtgcctattttatttttgtattaatcATCCGATCAACACGCACTCTTGCTCTCGCGTGCGCTCACCTTGTGGTGCGAGGACGGTGGTGAAGACCTGGAAGTGTTCATCGCTGTGCACGTAGACGTGCTGCATCGTGGACATCTGAAGCTCCTGCAGTCTCTCTGCACGCTGACTGATCCACCGCAGCACTGACTGGAGCGggacacacgcgcgcacgcacgcacgcacgcacacacacacagcaccagacgagggacaaataaaatgttagtTATGTCTGAAAAGGGTGCGATCATAAAACTAGTAGTTAAGTTCTTCTTTATTTTCGGGATTAGATGTTTTACGTGTGCGAGAGAGACGGGCTCATGACGTCACGCCGATCAGGGTTCAGGGACGCCTGATTGATTCAGCGGTCCGTGGGTGAGCAGAGACAAAGATGAATGAGCGTGGGACGGGGCGGCGGACTGTTCCAACAGATGGGTGAAAGGCGTCGCCATGACAACCCGTCCCGCGCAGCTACTGGCTGGTCTCTACCGTCAACAGGCGCATCACTGAAACACGAAATGACTACTTTCTCATTTTATGCGTTTCATGGAATAATAATGGAATAATGCAGTAATTACCTTAACCActcccctcctgccccccccccccccacacacacacaaatatatattctCATTTCAATTAAACTAAGTTTTAATTTATGTCTTTACATTTAAGATTTGCTACTAAACCTAGACTTTATCTCCACCacaagcaaataaaagcaaaaaacaatcaaactAAATTCATTACAGCTCCCTAAAACCAAGAACAGGAACTAAACGTTCAGTTCAGATTCAGGCTGTGGATTATTCTCAAGAGGAGAGATGCGGCGGCCCGAGTCGTAAGACACTAAATAGATAAAGCAGATTATCTCTGACCTGATTGGTTGGCATCCTCTGAGACTATAGAGCCGCCATTTGCCTTCCTATGGGAAACACAATATCATTTAGAGTTGAGCAACATGCTCATCAATGGTGGACAGAGGAAGTGGGTAGAAATAGCATCTTAGAGAGGCTTTGATGTACCAAAGGTGCACCTCTCTGCTCTTAATTCAGCGTGGCGCCCCCTTGTGGCCGCAATTACATGAATGATACTAAAAGCACAGAAGTTGGAGAAGAAGTagactttttatttaattatgggAAAGACATTTCAAACTCACCAATAAGGAGGATTCTGATTAACTGAATCTGTACAAACCACACAGCGTGAAACTGGTTCCTCCACAAGCACGGCACAAACCGATACGGAATCAATATCGACGTGAACGAATACACGCTCAGCGTTTTGCCGTTTTACCGTTCGGCTGCACGTTTTCCTTTCATGTAATCAAAGGAAAAATCTGTGCTGAAGACATTTGACAGATTTTACATTTAACCGGAAGCAGCAGCGAAACATTATtatcatttataataataatataatcctGATCAGTAATCCCAGAGAATCTGAAACAGGCCGTTTGATGTCCTCAGTGCCTCCCAGGTTTGCCCCCCCTCTTCCCTCCCCCGGGTTTCCCCCCTCCAGGTTTACCCCCTCCGGGTTTCCCCCCTCCAGGTTTACCTCCTCTTCCTTTGCCCCCCTTCCCTTTGCCCTTGCCCTTGCGCCCTTTGCCCCCGGCCCCCTTCCTGTGTctggccgccgcctcctccctgtcctccgcTCTCATCTGCTTGTTGACCGCCTTGGTGATGTCCAGCTTGGGCTTCTTGCCGCCCATgaccttcagcagctccagctgcttctgccTCTCGGTGGGGAAGTCCCCGATGAGGGGCCCGAACTTCCTCTTCTTGCCCGCGTTCTTCGGCGGCTTCTCTTTGGGCAGGCGGTCCTGGAACCGCCCCATGGACGCCGTGGCGGTTCTGGCCACCGTCGCGGCTCTGCCCAGGTCGCCCTTGGACTGCCGGGCCGTCGGGGTCAGCCCCACCCCGGGCACTTTGACCTTCTGCGCTCTGGCGATGTTCTTCAGCCGGTTGAACTCGTTTTTGGCGACGCGCTCCTTCTTGGCCGTGACGCGCTTGGCGAACTGGTCCTCATTCGGGTCGGCGTTCTCCGGAACCTCGATCAGCCAGTCCTTGGTGGGGTCGTTGGCCCTCTTGAAGCCCCAGCGCCGCCGCCACTCCTTCGCGCTTTCGTCCCAGACCAGGTTGgtcttcttcttgttctggATCCCCTTCAGCTTGGCGAACTCTTCCCATTTTGTCGGCGGTCGGGGCTTCGGCGGCGGCTTTTCTCGGGGCAGCGGCGTCACCGAGTCCGGCAGCTTGATGACTATCGCCTCGTCGACTCGCTCCGACTTCTGTTTCCAGATCTCGTTGATGAGCAGCTGCGTGTTGTCGCGCGCTAACGACCGCAGGAAGGCGTCTTTCTTCTGACCCCGGAAGTCGCGGGACTCGATGCGGTTCTTGTCGCAAGCTAGCAGGTTTCCGATGTCGAACTCCAGTTCCAGCTCCTTCTGGACGGAGATGCTTTTCAGTTTCTCCGCTTCTTCTCGCTCCGCGTTAGCTAGCAGCTCTTCCACATTGCACGCGGCCATGTTGGTCAGTGTCGTCATCAACTTCCCACGTGCgagagaaaaaacaagaaaaaacagcaATATACTACTTCCGGGTTAAATTAATTTGGCGCAGATTCACCTTTTAGACACAAGATGGCGAtgttgttacattttatattttcttttgatttgtaatttattcatttaaacgTTTTTAGAATTTAGCCTCTGTCTTTCATTTGTGgttaatagtaataataaagaactataaaacaacaacagtagtaaagataacaaaataaatgtcatatttaTCTCGGTGTagctgtgaaaaataaaaataactccaATAACTGCACAAGTCAATAGGAGTTCTGCAGATACCAGTGATTTACTATGGATATGATTCAAGTTTCAGAAGTGGAGTGGCCATGGTTTATAGGCTTGATCCACTTCAAGCATTTTCCACCTGATGGTTTCTACAGTGACTTTAATAATGTTTACATGCCATTTTAAAGTTGTAAAGTTGAGATAAACTTTTTAATAGGGGCGACTGCAAGTGTCGTCATGAgaaattgaattaaaataagTATTAATATCCTTCCTCAGCTGTAATTTATTCTGTATGTGATGGACCCAGGGCTCTAATAACACTATTTTTATTCCTGGCGATAAGGTGGCGTTGGGGTGGTtaaggcgggggcgggggcggggggggggggggggggggggctattacAATTGACTGACTGCAGGTTCCGCAAAGACgatgttgttattattttgggCTTCAGTAATTACATTCACCACCACGCTTCCTAtgtgaatgctaatgctctgACAGGCGCATAGATAAGGTCACAAGTGATGCTGTGTTTAGAGATGTGAGGAGAAAATGCGTAATGAGTGGCCCAAAGTCCCCGTCCTGGTTTACAGAATGCTATGAGGCCCTCAGTGACGTGAATGTATATCATGGAGAACCACCCACAGGCTACTCTTTTAGCCGCCGGTCTAGCTGTCCGTGTCGTCCAATGTCTCCCCAAGGGCTAAAGGTTTTGATCCAGGGTGGATTCCACCCAACAGGATTCACTTTTCCATGGTGTTTTATGGTAGAATACACATCACAGGCTGGATGAAGTTCTCTATGAGCTGTGTCTGCAGCTCCACAGCTCTTAAATGTGATTAAAGGATAAGATTTTGAACACATAGCAGCTTTCATGTGGAAACCCCCCTTGCAGGTTTacgtttcttttatttgttcctTTCAGCCAAAGGAGCTCAATCCTctttatccttttttttctttttcaagttCCTGAAAAATGGCAGTTTTAATGTGATGCTGTGGAGCTGACTGAGTCCCACAGTCACGTCAAATACAGAGGACAATGTACACCAATGGAGGAAGTGCAGAAAAACTCTACGACAGACATCGTCATCTGTATGATGAAAGTATCAGCATCAAattataataaacaaatataaaaaattatatttaatgacaaCACCTGAATAAATCTCAAtaatgagatttatttttttctattttgaatGTAAACCCAAACAGAAATTATTCTGTTTTAAATTAGGGTCCAGCTAtagctagaaaaaaaaaatcatcatcatcgttaTTGCTGGGCTGCACGAGAGTCTATGTGTTAAATTGATGGtttgaaaaacatgtttaatttaTTGTGCTCTGGAATTATCTCTAGCAATACATTATCCCAAGATGCTTTCtagttataaaaaaatatataaaacactaAAAGTGTGTTTCTATCTTTATCCCCTAAGTTTGCACAGAGAGGAGAATCTGTTATCGTTATTAATTATGTTAATTAGCATAAAATACGATAATACaatattatcatcattatttgTCTCTAAAATTGTGTTCTCCGTCTCAACAGTCGCAAAAGTACTGGTCAAGTTGTGGCTGACACAAAAAGATGTCCTACGAAAACACAGATGTacaaagaaatgttaaaatatagaCAAAAGGGTTCCTCAGATTggtctaaaaataaaagtgggtCGTTTTTATTCCTCTAGAGAAGTTACTTGATGCCGGCCCTCGTTTAAACAGAGCGCAGGGCGTACCGTTTGGGAAGCGGGCTCTGAGCAGCCCATGTGGCTCACTTGTTAAGCACTAGGCTTGCAACCTAATGGTCGTGGGTTCAAGGCCGCATTGTTCTCTTTATTTTCCCACTCGCAGATTCAGAGTTTTTTATACAACGCCATCAGGCAACAAGCCTCCAAATACACATGCAAACTGTCAGACGCTcatcaaattagatttttgcCAGGATGCTGCTGATGGGATTATTTTGGCTTCCTTCTATATCTGGCCTTCCGGCATTCTCACCTCTTCTGTGCTGCTAATTGTTCACATTTTGCGCGCTAAGGTCACTCCCTGGCTGCCTGAATTCTCCTCTTTGTGTTTACACATCCGGGCTTCCCTGTTTGCAGCCCATTCCCCATTTAGAAGCCATTTTCTgccagtcccctcaatccctgcatacctgactaaacaccCACAACCACAATACTAGaaggagctcaaacaacaacctgattacaccctcctataagacaaacatgggtaaatcatatttttataatactgccccccaagggtggaactgtttgactcctgccctcaaaacatgcacctctttgtaCATataatgtgtctttttaatttattgttattttgcatctgtggagtaatttatttgt
This DNA window, taken from Brachionichthys hirsutus isolate HB-005 chromosome 14, CSIRO-AGI_Bhir_v1, whole genome shotgun sequence, encodes the following:
- the rrs1 gene encoding ribosome biogenesis regulatory protein homolog, with amino-acid sequence MAACNVEELLANAEREEAEKLKSISVQKELELEFDIGNLLACDKNRIESRDFRGQKKDAFLRSLARDNTQLLINEIWKQKSERVDEAIVIKLPDSVTPLPREKPPPKPRPPTKWEEFAKLKGIQNKKKTNLVWDESAKEWRRRWGFKRANDPTKDWLIEVPENADPNEDQFAKRVTAKKERVAKNEFNRLKNIARAQKVKVPGVGLTPTARQSKGDLGRAATVARTATASMGRFQDRLPKEKPPKNAGKKRKFGPLIGDFPTERQKQLELLKVMGGKKPKLDITKAVNKQMRAEDREEAAARHRKGAGGKGRKGKGKGKGGKGRGGKPGGGKPGGGKPGGGKPGGGKRGGKPGRH